From Flavobacterium sp. 102, a single genomic window includes:
- a CDS encoding GntR family transcriptional regulator — protein MKIININSQSAQPKYKQIVLSVEMAIAETRLKRDDKLPSVNKVSLEFSISRDTVLLAYDELKKRGIIYAVLGKGYYVKSVEFTLEQRIFLLFDELNAFKEDLYTSFIYHVNKNFQIDIFFHHFNLEMFKKLVNDSKGNYSKYIIMPSNLEIPNDVIKALPLNDTYILDQTNEALSEYPTVYQDFVTDMYDGLMDGLEKIKNYDELILIFPGNKEPVGMVAGFYKFCSENKFQNSVVSTFENDEIKKGSLFIIPSDRHLVNVIEQAKTQSLVLGIDYGIISYNDTSLKKVVENGITTISTDFNEMGKILAEMINTNLKSHIKNNSKLILRHSI, from the coding sequence ATGAAAATCATTAATATAAACAGTCAATCAGCCCAGCCAAAATACAAACAGATAGTGTTGTCTGTTGAAATGGCTATTGCCGAAACACGATTGAAACGCGATGACAAATTGCCTTCGGTGAATAAAGTAAGTTTAGAGTTTTCTATTTCTCGTGACACGGTTTTATTGGCCTATGACGAACTGAAAAAAAGAGGTATTATTTATGCGGTTTTAGGTAAAGGTTATTATGTGAAAAGTGTTGAGTTTACTCTAGAACAAAGGATTTTTTTGCTATTTGATGAGTTAAATGCGTTTAAGGAAGATTTGTATACTTCCTTTATTTATCATGTGAATAAGAACTTTCAGATTGACATTTTCTTTCATCATTTCAATTTGGAGATGTTTAAAAAATTGGTCAATGATAGTAAAGGCAATTATTCGAAATACATCATAATGCCATCCAATCTTGAAATTCCGAATGATGTTATTAAGGCATTGCCTTTGAACGATACATACATTTTAGACCAAACCAATGAGGCTTTGAGTGAATATCCTACAGTTTATCAGGATTTTGTAACGGATATGTATGATGGACTAATGGATGGATTAGAGAAAATAAAAAACTATGACGAGTTGATATTGATCTTTCCCGGAAATAAAGAACCGGTTGGAATGGTTGCCGGTTTTTACAAGTTTTGTTCTGAAAATAAATTCCAAAATTCAGTTGTGTCGACTTTTGAAAATGACGAGATTAAAAAAGGGAGTTTGTTTATTATTCCAAGTGACAGGCATTTGGTGAATGTCATTGAGCAAGCTAAAACTCAGAGTTTGGTTTTAGGGATTGATTACGGAATTATATCCTACAATGATACTTCGTTGAAAAAGGTAGTAGAAAATGGCATTACTACCATTTCAACTGATTTTAATGAAATGGGAAAAATTTTGGCCGAAATGATTAATACTAATTTGAAGTCGCACATAAAGAACAACTCCAAATTAATATTGCGGCATTCTATTTAA
- the rpe gene encoding ribulose-phosphate 3-epimerase: MSKNTIIAPSVLAADFANLQRDIEMINASEADWFHIDIMDGVFVPNISFGMPVLEAISKHAKKTIDVHLMIVDPDRYIKTFAGIGANILTVHYEACPHLHRTLQAIKAEGMKAGVALNPHTNVALLEDIIKDIDMVCLMSVNPGFGGQSFIENTYSKIEKLKELIIRKNASTIIEIDGGVTDKNAKQLVQAGADVLVAGNFVFKAEHPIQTIADLKKITTL; this comes from the coding sequence ATGAGTAAAAACACAATTATTGCACCATCAGTGCTCGCAGCCGATTTTGCCAACCTGCAACGTGATATCGAAATGATCAATGCCAGTGAAGCCGATTGGTTCCACATCGATATTATGGATGGTGTTTTTGTTCCGAACATCTCTTTTGGAATGCCGGTTTTGGAAGCCATTTCTAAACACGCAAAAAAAACAATAGATGTCCACTTAATGATTGTTGATCCTGACCGATATATCAAAACTTTCGCTGGTATAGGCGCTAATATTTTAACCGTTCACTACGAAGCTTGCCCGCATTTACACCGAACTTTACAAGCCATCAAAGCCGAAGGCATGAAAGCCGGTGTTGCTTTGAATCCGCATACGAATGTGGCGCTTTTGGAAGATATCATCAAAGACATTGATATGGTTTGCCTCATGAGTGTAAATCCGGGTTTTGGCGGACAATCTTTTATTGAAAACACTTACTCTAAAATTGAGAAGTTGAAAGAACTTATCATCCGCAAAAATGCGTCAACCATCATTGAAATTGATGGTGGTGTTACTGATAAAAATGCGAAACAATTGGTGCAAGCCGGAGCCGATGTTTTAGTCGCTGGAAACTTTGTTTTCAAAGCAGAACATCCTATTCAAACCATAGCCGATTTGAAAAAAATCACAACGTTATAA
- the galA gene encoding beta-galactosidase GalA yields the protein MKNILSPTLGKVFLSISCLILNFSTVKAQEKISLDEDWKFHFGHSANPEKDFDYSKTALLHKSNVFATTVVNPKFVDTTWTSVNVPHDWVVELPFVNSPQVEMDSHGYKPVGGIYTETSIGWYRKHFTVDKSKSNKRFEVQFDGIYRNAEIWINGFYVGTNFSGYVGNSYDVTDYINFEGDNVLVVRVDATQYEGWFYEGAGIYRHVWLNITDKVFIPEDGIFVHSEVKGKNAIVNIETTVQNNNLKTLNGSVYAYITDRNGKVLAKTSEQKIALGIHKNTTVKQKLNLNNARLWSLEDPYLYRVISVVKSGNQIIHQTKTRFGIKTVKFDANKGFFLNGKHLKIQGTNNHQDHAGIGSALPDYMQYYRIKLLKEMGSNSYRASHNAPTPELLDACDSLGMLVIDEQRLLNSSPEYVDQFKRLIKRDRNHPSVFLWSIGNEEQNIQGNDYGKKIAQTLLAIQQDLDPTRTSTYAADMANDYKGVNEVIPIRGFNYREYAVADYHRDHPNQPLLGTEMGSTVTTRGIYEKDSIRAYVPDQDITHPWWASKAETWWKLAAENDFWLGGYVWTGFDYRGEPTPYKWPNISSHFGIMDVCGFPKNIYYYYKSWWTKEDVLHISPHWNWPEKMGKPIDVWVNSNAEEVELFLNGKTLGKKTMPRNSHLKWQVNYEPGTLEAIGYKKGKKITSKVETTGTAYNVVLTPDKTILTADGKDATVVNISITDDKGREVPIADNMVKFYLTGDAKIIGVGNGDPSSHEPDKCRDGAWQRSTFNGKCQVIILAGKTSGKVTLEAKANGLKSASVTITLK from the coding sequence ATGAAAAATATTTTATCCCCTACTTTAGGAAAAGTATTCTTATCGATTTCTTGTTTGATATTAAATTTTTCAACTGTAAAAGCACAAGAAAAAATAAGTCTTGACGAAGATTGGAAGTTCCATTTTGGTCATTCCGCTAATCCGGAAAAAGATTTTGATTACAGTAAAACTGCTTTGTTGCATAAATCAAATGTCTTTGCTACCACAGTGGTCAATCCCAAATTTGTTGATACTACATGGACTTCAGTAAACGTTCCTCACGATTGGGTTGTGGAACTTCCTTTTGTAAATTCTCCTCAAGTAGAAATGGACAGTCATGGTTACAAACCAGTTGGCGGAATCTATACAGAAACTAGTATTGGTTGGTATCGCAAACATTTCACAGTAGATAAATCAAAAAGCAACAAACGCTTCGAAGTTCAATTTGATGGAATTTACAGAAATGCCGAAATTTGGATTAACGGATTTTATGTCGGCACCAATTTTAGCGGTTACGTTGGCAATTCTTATGATGTAACTGATTATATCAATTTTGAAGGCGATAATGTATTGGTTGTTCGAGTTGATGCCACACAATATGAAGGCTGGTTCTACGAAGGCGCCGGAATTTACAGACATGTTTGGTTAAACATAACCGATAAAGTTTTTATCCCGGAAGACGGTATTTTTGTACATTCCGAAGTAAAAGGAAAAAATGCAATAGTAAACATTGAAACTACCGTTCAAAACAACAATTTAAAAACTTTAAACGGTTCGGTTTACGCCTATATTACTGATAGAAACGGAAAAGTTTTAGCCAAAACTTCAGAGCAAAAAATTGCTTTGGGCATTCATAAAAACACAACCGTTAAACAAAAATTAAATTTGAATAATGCTCGCCTTTGGTCGTTAGAAGATCCCTATTTGTACCGAGTGATTTCAGTGGTAAAATCAGGAAACCAAATTATACACCAAACCAAAACGCGTTTCGGAATCAAAACCGTAAAATTCGATGCCAATAAAGGGTTTTTCTTGAACGGAAAACACCTCAAAATTCAAGGCACCAACAACCACCAAGACCACGCCGGAATTGGGAGCGCATTACCCGATTACATGCAATATTATCGCATAAAGTTATTGAAAGAAATGGGTTCAAACAGTTATAGAGCAAGCCACAATGCACCAACTCCGGAACTTTTGGACGCTTGTGATAGCTTAGGAATGTTGGTTATAGATGAGCAACGTTTGTTAAATAGTAGTCCGGAATATGTAGACCAATTCAAACGATTAATCAAACGCGATAGAAATCATCCATCCGTATTTTTATGGTCCATAGGAAATGAAGAACAAAATATTCAAGGTAACGACTACGGTAAAAAAATTGCACAAACCCTTTTAGCCATTCAACAAGATTTAGACCCAACAAGAACCAGTACTTATGCCGCGGATATGGCCAATGATTACAAAGGAGTAAACGAAGTAATTCCAATTCGCGGTTTCAATTATCGTGAATATGCTGTAGCTGATTACCATCGTGATCATCCCAACCAACCTTTACTCGGAACCGAAATGGGAAGCACGGTAACGACTCGTGGCATTTATGAAAAAGACAGCATTAGAGCTTATGTACCCGATCAAGACATCACCCATCCATGGTGGGCAAGTAAAGCCGAAACCTGGTGGAAATTAGCCGCCGAAAATGATTTTTGGTTGGGCGGTTATGTATGGACAGGATTCGATTATCGCGGGGAACCAACACCTTATAAATGGCCAAATATCAGTTCGCATTTCGGAATTATGGATGTTTGCGGTTTCCCGAAAAACATTTATTACTACTATAAAAGTTGGTGGACAAAAGAAGATGTTTTACACATTTCTCCTCATTGGAACTGGCCGGAAAAAATGGGTAAACCAATCGATGTTTGGGTAAATTCAAATGCAGAGGAAGTTGAATTATTTCTTAACGGAAAAACTTTAGGCAAAAAAACAATGCCAAGAAACAGCCACTTGAAATGGCAAGTCAATTACGAACCTGGAACACTGGAAGCAATTGGCTACAAAAAAGGTAAAAAAATAACATCAAAAGTAGAAACCACCGGAACTGCCTACAATGTAGTGTTGACACCAGACAAAACCATTTTAACCGCCGATGGAAAAGATGCTACAGTAGTCAACATTTCTATTACGGATGACAAAGGACGCGAAGTGCCTATTGCCGATAATATGGTAAAATTTTACCTTACCGGAGATGCGAAAATCATTGGCGTGGGCAATGGTGATCCAAGTTCTCACGAACCGGATAAATGCCGAGATGGCGCTTGGCAAAGAAGTACGTTCAACGGAAAATGTCAAGTAATCATTTTAGCTGGAAAAACATCAGGGAAAGTAACTTTAGAAGCAAAAGCCAACGGCTTAAAATCAGCTTCAGTCACAATCACACTTAAATAA
- a CDS encoding aldose epimerase family protein: MIKNRYSQIYNNKNAKLFGLTPDNKEVLCYTLVNKKGMECSVINYGATITSLKIPTLNGEKIDVVLGFDTLEKYIDSFDLPSAPYLGSVVGRYAGRINNAAFKLNGEKIQLTKNHNSHQIHGGLNGFSQKLWEISSIKTELNPSITLEYTSADNEENFPGELNVKVTCTLTENNELKVTFQAKSTEDTIINLTQHSYFNLDGHSKDIANQKLFINAKNILETTKELIPTGNYINLKNHAFDFSSLKNCPTSIDNTFVLESKEAATLYSENSNIKMIVSTNQPGVHIYVGGNCFGQIKGKENTDYHPTSAICFETQNFPDAPNHNHFPNSVLRKNEEYLHQTTFKFQNL; encoded by the coding sequence ATGATAAAAAATCGTTATTCACAAATTTACAATAATAAAAATGCGAAATTGTTTGGATTAACTCCTGACAATAAAGAGGTTCTTTGCTATACTTTGGTCAATAAAAAAGGCATGGAATGTTCGGTAATCAATTATGGCGCAACGATTACGTCATTAAAAATTCCTACTTTAAACGGAGAAAAAATCGATGTCGTTTTGGGCTTTGACACCTTGGAAAAATATATCGATTCATTTGATTTACCTAGTGCTCCATATCTGGGAAGCGTTGTGGGAAGATATGCCGGCAGGATTAACAATGCTGCTTTTAAATTGAATGGAGAAAAAATACAGCTAACCAAGAATCACAATTCGCATCAAATTCATGGTGGATTAAATGGCTTTAGCCAAAAACTTTGGGAAATAAGCTCAATTAAAACAGAATTAAACCCTTCAATCACATTAGAATATACAAGTGCTGATAACGAAGAGAATTTTCCGGGAGAATTAAATGTAAAAGTTACTTGTACTTTAACCGAAAACAACGAACTAAAAGTGACTTTTCAGGCCAAATCAACCGAAGACACTATAATCAACTTAACCCAACACAGTTATTTCAACCTTGACGGACATTCAAAGGACATAGCCAATCAAAAGCTTTTTATCAATGCCAAAAACATACTGGAAACCACAAAAGAATTAATCCCAACCGGAAATTATATTAATTTAAAAAATCACGCTTTCGACTTCTCAAGTCTTAAAAATTGTCCAACATCCATTGACAACACTTTTGTTCTAGAAAGCAAAGAAGCGGCTACACTTTACAGCGAAAACTCTAACATAAAAATGATAGTTTCCACCAATCAACCCGGAGTTCACATTTATGTTGGCGGCAATTGTTTTGGCCAAATAAAAGGAAAAGAAAACACCGATTATCATCCAACCAGTGCTATTTGTTTTGAAACACAAAATTTTCCCGACGCACCAAATCATAATCATTTTCCAAACTCAGTCTTGAGAAAGAACGAAGAATATTTACACCAAACGACATTCAAATTTCAAAATCTATAA
- a CDS encoding UDP-glucose--hexose-1-phosphate uridylyltransferase produces the protein MTQFNHNEHPHRRYNPLLDEWILVSPHRAKRPWQGQKETVHEDNRPEHDTACYLCAGNVRANGIKNPDYADCYVFENDFSALLKEEVNFESKEQSLFQLKPERGINKVVCFSPKHNLTLPEMEVEAIEKVVQTWAAQYIELGSHDFINYVQIFENKGSVMGCSNPHPHGQIWAQSSLPTQVEKTQKNLRIYHEKNRTSLLKDYLEQELKKQERIVLENEHFVVLVPFWATWPYETIIISKRHFGNIIAMSNEETRAFAEIIKGITVKYDNLFEMSFPYSSGIHQAPTDRVSHPEWHFHMHFYPPLLRSATVKKFMVGYEMLGEAQRDISPEQSAKILRDLPNIHYKQNH, from the coding sequence ATGACACAATTCAACCATAACGAGCATCCACACCGAAGATACAATCCTTTGCTTGACGAATGGATATTGGTTTCGCCGCATCGCGCCAAGCGTCCGTGGCAAGGCCAGAAAGAAACCGTTCATGAAGACAATCGACCTGAACACGACACAGCTTGCTATTTGTGCGCCGGAAATGTTCGTGCCAATGGCATAAAAAACCCAGATTACGCCGATTGTTATGTCTTTGAAAATGACTTTTCGGCTTTGCTTAAAGAAGAAGTAAATTTTGAAAGCAAAGAACAATCGCTGTTCCAATTAAAACCGGAACGCGGCATTAATAAAGTCGTTTGTTTTTCCCCCAAACACAACCTGACATTACCCGAGATGGAAGTCGAAGCTATTGAAAAAGTAGTCCAAACCTGGGCAGCACAATACATCGAGTTGGGCAGCCACGATTTTATCAATTATGTTCAAATTTTCGAAAACAAAGGAAGCGTTATGGGTTGCAGTAATCCGCATCCGCATGGACAAATTTGGGCGCAATCTTCTTTACCGACACAAGTAGAAAAAACACAAAAAAACCTTCGTATCTATCACGAAAAAAACAGAACTAGTTTACTTAAAGATTATTTAGAACAAGAATTAAAAAAACAGGAACGCATCGTTTTAGAGAACGAGCACTTTGTAGTTTTGGTTCCTTTTTGGGCAACTTGGCCGTATGAAACGATTATTATCAGCAAAAGGCATTTTGGCAATATCATCGCGATGAGTAATGAAGAAACTAGAGCTTTTGCCGAAATCATCAAAGGGATTACGGTGAAATACGACAATCTTTTTGAAATGTCTTTTCCTTATTCTTCCGGTATTCACCAAGCGCCAACCGACAGGGTTTCGCATCCCGAATGGCATTTTCATATGCATTTTTATCCGCCATTATTACGCAGTGCGACTGTAAAGAAATTTATGGTGGGCTACGAAATGCTCGGCGAAGCACAACGCGATATTTCACCGGAACAAAGTGCCAAGATTTTAAGAGACTTACCAAACATTCACTACAAACAAAACCACTAA
- a CDS encoding glycosyl hydrolase 53 family protein, whose translation MKMIFQIIAVTLLFTVTGNSQDNNFAKGADVGWLPQMEATGYKFYDSDGSEKDCLQLLKDRGMNSIRLRVWVNPNDDKASGHCSAAETVVMALRAQKMGFRIMINFHYSDSWADPAKQFKPKAWEKHSFPELLNDVYNHTFDVINALKVAGVTPEWVQVGNEIPGGMMWPEGSTDNWKQLGQLLNKGYDAVKAVDKNIKVIVHVDEGNNNAKFRKFFDNATEQKVRYDVIGLSYYPYWIKKDYSETIADLQFNLNDMAKRYGKEVMIVEVGGEDDKVQNTYELLAATIKAVKNVPNNKGIGVLYWEPQGARSWSHYALSAWQADGKPSPALDAFKEN comes from the coding sequence ATGAAAATGATATTTCAAATCATAGCTGTAACATTACTATTTACAGTGACTGGAAATTCTCAAGACAACAATTTTGCTAAAGGCGCCGATGTCGGTTGGTTACCGCAAATGGAAGCTACTGGTTATAAGTTTTATGACTCCGACGGAAGTGAGAAAGACTGCTTGCAATTACTAAAAGACCGTGGGATGAACTCCATTCGCTTACGTGTTTGGGTGAATCCAAATGATGACAAAGCCAGCGGTCATTGCAGTGCAGCAGAAACGGTAGTTATGGCATTACGCGCCCAAAAAATGGGCTTCCGAATTATGATTAACTTCCACTACTCTGATTCTTGGGCTGATCCGGCGAAACAATTCAAACCAAAAGCTTGGGAAAAACATTCTTTCCCTGAATTATTAAACGATGTTTACAATCATACTTTTGACGTTATCAATGCTCTAAAAGTCGCCGGTGTTACCCCGGAATGGGTACAAGTCGGAAACGAAATTCCCGGCGGTATGATGTGGCCGGAAGGCAGCACAGACAATTGGAAACAACTCGGACAGTTATTAAACAAAGGCTACGATGCTGTCAAAGCCGTTGACAAAAACATCAAAGTAATTGTGCATGTCGATGAAGGAAACAACAACGCCAAATTCAGAAAATTTTTCGACAATGCTACGGAACAAAAAGTGCGATATGACGTAATTGGATTGTCTTACTATCCGTATTGGATTAAAAAAGATTATAGTGAAACCATAGCCGATTTACAATTCAACCTAAACGATATGGCCAAACGCTACGGAAAAGAAGTAATGATTGTAGAAGTTGGTGGCGAAGATGACAAAGTGCAAAACACCTACGAACTTTTAGCAGCTACCATTAAAGCCGTAAAAAATGTACCAAACAACAAAGGAATTGGCGTTCTATATTGGGAACCACAAGGTGCCAGAAGCTGGAGTCATTACGCCTTAAGTGCTTGGCAAGCGGATGGCAAACCTTCACCAGCTTTGGATGCTTTTAAAGAAAATTAA
- the galK gene encoding galactokinase, translating into MKKKLIQHTTEHFEKIFQKTPETIFLSPGRINIIGEHVDYNDGFVMPAAINKYICFAISKNNNSECTLVAKDLNEAYQFDLNDLLKPIDKMWVNYILGVLHQLKGKGLTKGFNIVFSSTIPMGAGLSSSAALECGIGYAMNKLFNLGLTKEEIALIGQKSEHTFVGVNCGIMDQFASVFGKKNSVIKLDCNTLEYQYYKADFKKYSLLLLDSNVKHTHLTSGYNVRRQEVEQGLAIIKQHFPQVNTFRDCTEDMVLRLKATLGEVIFRRCHFVVKEIQRVLDAADSLANSDFKRLGQLMLKTHQGLSKDYEVSCDEIDFLVDAVQHEKSVLGSRMMGGGFGGCSINLIEKGSEKELIEKISAQYRNAFGIELKAYKVKISKGTSLYKTENDTIQP; encoded by the coding sequence ATGAAGAAGAAATTAATCCAACATACAACGGAACATTTTGAAAAGATCTTTCAAAAAACACCCGAAACCATCTTCCTGTCACCGGGAAGAATCAATATCATTGGCGAACACGTTGATTACAATGATGGTTTTGTAATGCCCGCCGCTATCAATAAATACATCTGTTTTGCGATTTCAAAAAATAACAATTCAGAATGTACACTGGTAGCCAAAGATTTAAACGAAGCTTACCAATTTGATTTAAACGACCTATTAAAACCTATTGACAAAATGTGGGTCAACTACATTTTAGGCGTATTGCACCAATTGAAAGGCAAAGGCTTGACCAAAGGTTTCAACATCGTATTCAGCAGCACAATCCCAATGGGCGCGGGACTTTCTTCCTCAGCCGCTTTAGAATGTGGTATTGGTTACGCAATGAACAAACTGTTCAATTTGGGTTTAACCAAAGAAGAAATCGCACTTATCGGTCAAAAATCGGAACACACTTTTGTCGGTGTGAATTGTGGTATTATGGACCAATTCGCCTCGGTTTTTGGCAAAAAAAACAGCGTCATCAAACTCGATTGCAATACTTTGGAATATCAATATTACAAAGCTGATTTCAAGAAATATTCGTTACTTTTATTGGACAGCAATGTAAAACACACCCATTTGACTTCGGGCTACAATGTCAGAAGACAAGAAGTGGAACAAGGATTAGCGATTATAAAACAACATTTTCCACAAGTAAACACCTTCAGAGATTGTACGGAAGACATGGTTTTAAGACTGAAAGCAACTTTGGGAGAAGTTATTTTCAGACGTTGTCATTTTGTGGTCAAAGAAATCCAACGTGTTTTAGATGCTGCGGATTCATTAGCGAATTCAGATTTTAAAAGATTAGGCCAATTGATGTTGAAAACCCATCAAGGTTTGTCCAAAGACTATGAAGTAAGTTGTGATGAAATTGACTTTTTAGTCGATGCGGTTCAGCATGAAAAATCAGTCTTAGGATCAAGAATGATGGGCGGTGGATTTGGGGGTTGTTCGATTAATTTAATTGAAAAAGGTTCAGAAAAAGAACTCATCGAAAAAATTTCAGCCCAATACCGCAACGCTTTTGGCATCGAATTAAAAGCTTACAAAGTAAAAATATCAAAAGGCACCTCGCTTTACAAAACCGAAAATGACACAATTCAACCATAA
- a CDS encoding RNA polymerase sigma factor RpoD/SigA encodes MRQLKITKQVTNRETASLDKYLQEIGKVDLITADEEVELAQKIKAGDQRALEKLTKANLRFVVSVAKQYQNQGLTLPDLINEGNLGLIKAAQRFDETRGFKFISYAVWWIRQSILQALAEQSRIVRLPLNKIGSINKINKMYALLEQSNERAPSAEEIAKELDMTVNDVKESMKNSGRHLSMDAPLVEGEDSNLYDVLRSGESPNPDRELIHESLRTEIERSLETLTPREADVVRLYFGLGDQHPMTLEEIGETFDLTRERVRQIKEKAIRRLKHTSRSKILKTYLG; translated from the coding sequence ATGAGACAACTCAAAATCACCAAGCAGGTAACCAATCGTGAAACTGCTTCCTTAGACAAGTACCTACAAGAAATTGGAAAAGTAGATTTAATTACTGCCGATGAAGAAGTTGAATTAGCACAGAAAATTAAAGCCGGAGATCAAAGAGCCTTGGAAAAATTGACCAAAGCTAATTTGCGTTTTGTGGTTTCTGTAGCAAAACAATACCAAAATCAAGGTTTGACTCTTCCCGATTTGATTAATGAAGGTAACTTAGGCTTGATAAAAGCAGCGCAACGTTTTGATGAAACGCGTGGTTTTAAATTCATTTCATATGCCGTATGGTGGATTCGTCAATCTATACTTCAAGCTTTAGCGGAACAATCTCGTATTGTACGTTTGCCTCTGAATAAAATTGGTTCTATCAATAAAATCAACAAAATGTACGCCTTATTAGAGCAATCTAACGAACGTGCACCTTCTGCTGAAGAAATTGCCAAAGAATTAGACATGACCGTAAATGATGTAAAAGAGTCTATGAAAAACTCCGGCCGTCACTTATCTATGGATGCACCACTTGTAGAAGGAGAAGATTCTAACCTTTACGACGTTTTACGTTCAGGCGAATCGCCAAATCCGGACAGAGAATTAATTCACGAATCATTGCGTACTGAAATTGAACGTTCTCTAGAAACCTTAACGCCAAGAGAAGCAGACGTTGTACGTTTGTACTTTGGTTTAGGCGATCAACATCCAATGACTCTAGAAGAGATTGGAGAAACTTTCGATTTAACTCGTGAGCGTGTGCGTCAAATTAAAGAAAAAGCCATTAGAAGATTAAAACATACTTCAAGAAGTAAAATTTTAAAAACATATTTAGGATAA
- a CDS encoding glycosyl hydrolase 53 family protein, translating to MKKLLFILFSISLFSCSSDSNSEQELPVVEDEFIRGADMSYLPLIESEGTVYKHNGVNEDAITTLKNAGCNAIRMRLWQNPSDAHCGMAEVKAFALRVKAAGLKVWLTVHYSDTWADPGNQTKPVAWQSMTFTNLKTAVTDYTNLVMTEINPDIIQIGNETNDGMLWPEGRLSTNESQYLELVSSASSAIRSKSTTTKIMLHHAGISGSDWYFSKVANIDYDYIGLSYYPIWHGTSLVTLQNTMNTLGQLYDKKVIIAETAYPFTFGYNDYTNNIIGLPSQILPAFPATETGQKGFLSTIKNTVNQSTHGIGFCYWGSEWIAFRGPTSTNGSSWENQALWDFNNNSLPVMEVFNAN from the coding sequence ATGAAAAAGTTACTTTTTATTTTATTCTCCATCTCGTTATTTTCTTGTTCCTCTGACAGCAACTCAGAACAGGAACTGCCTGTTGTGGAAGACGAATTTATTCGTGGTGCCGATATGTCTTATTTACCCTTAATCGAAAGCGAAGGCACCGTTTACAAACACAACGGAGTAAACGAAGATGCAATTACCACTTTAAAAAATGCAGGCTGTAATGCAATCCGAATGCGCCTTTGGCAAAACCCGTCAGATGCTCATTGTGGCATGGCAGAAGTAAAAGCCTTTGCTCTAAGAGTAAAAGCCGCAGGTTTAAAAGTTTGGCTAACCGTTCATTACTCTGACACTTGGGCTGATCCGGGAAATCAAACCAAACCAGTGGCTTGGCAAAGCATGACATTTACCAATCTTAAAACAGCCGTTACGGATTACACCAATTTGGTGATGACCGAAATTAATCCCGACATAATCCAAATCGGAAACGAAACCAATGACGGTATGCTTTGGCCGGAAGGCAGATTATCAACTAACGAAAGTCAATATTTAGAACTCGTTTCAAGCGCAAGTTCAGCCATAAGAAGCAAATCTACAACCACAAAAATCATGTTACACCACGCCGGAATTTCAGGTTCAGATTGGTATTTCAGTAAAGTAGCCAACATTGATTATGACTATATTGGTCTTTCTTATTATCCTATTTGGCACGGAACCAGTTTGGTTACTTTACAAAATACCATGAATACTTTGGGTCAATTGTATGATAAAAAAGTAATAATAGCCGAGACCGCTTACCCGTTTACTTTCGGATACAATGATTATACCAACAACATTATCGGATTACCAAGTCAAATTCTACCTGCTTTTCCGGCAACAGAAACTGGCCAAAAAGGATTCCTTTCCACTATAAAAAATACAGTAAATCAAAGTACTCACGGCATTGGGTTTTGCTATTGGGGAAGCGAATGGATAGCTTTCAGAGGACCAACATCAACCAATGGTTCTTCATGGGAAAACCAAGCCTTATGGGATTTCAACAACAATTCACTTCCGGTTATGGAGGTGTTTAATGCCAATTAA